From the genome of Psychrilyobacter atlanticus DSM 19335, one region includes:
- a CDS encoding glucosaminidase domain-containing protein: MGIKLFLLYLIVVIINFSQLEDRVVSKNTESIKIEKIKKQEKIAAEQNVKIRLEIKKMVKGTYKEIDLLHLSDVQPIPGEKLVPRVVYSMDNVSLRGLNVPNKKQKFFEIMVPTAMIVVEEIEETREGLKLIMEGKKERDEEYLSKMYAKYRVKEKDIEVLYHKLKPVPISILLSQAILESGWGTSRFFEKANNIFGVWSVDPTEPRIKAGEARVNKQVYLRSYPTLKESMADYMKLLARHKAYSRFREKLQVTDDYKVLVPKLDKYSEMEEVYISRLLATIEHNKLYQYDRYEFE, translated from the coding sequence ATGGGTATTAAATTATTTTTACTTTATCTAATTGTTGTAATTATTAACTTTTCTCAATTAGAGGATAGAGTAGTTTCTAAAAATACTGAATCAATAAAAATCGAAAAAATCAAAAAACAAGAAAAAATAGCAGCAGAGCAAAATGTAAAAATTAGATTAGAAATCAAAAAAATGGTGAAAGGTACATACAAAGAGATCGATTTACTCCATCTATCAGATGTTCAGCCGATTCCAGGAGAGAAGTTAGTTCCTAGAGTAGTTTATAGCATGGACAATGTATCTTTAAGAGGGTTAAATGTTCCTAATAAGAAACAGAAATTTTTTGAAATCATGGTGCCTACGGCAATGATTGTGGTAGAAGAGATAGAAGAAACCAGGGAAGGTTTAAAATTAATTATGGAAGGGAAGAAGGAGAGGGATGAGGAGTATCTTTCAAAGATGTATGCTAAATACAGAGTTAAGGAAAAAGACATAGAAGTTTTATATCATAAATTAAAACCTGTTCCTATATCAATCTTACTTTCTCAAGCTATTTTAGAAAGCGGCTGGGGAACCTCTAGATTTTTTGAAAAAGCAAATAATATATTTGGTGTATGGTCGGTAGATCCCACTGAACCTAGGATAAAAGCTGGGGAAGCCAGGGTAAATAAACAGGTGTACTTAAGAAGCTACCCTACACTGAAGGAATCTATGGCTGACTATATGAAATTACTGGCCAGGCATAAAGCCTATAGTAGGTTTCGAGAAAAACTTCAGGTAACGGATGATTATAAGGTCTTAGTACCAAAATTAGACAAATACAGTGAGATGGAGGAAGTCTATATCAGCAGACTTCTAGCTACCATTGAACATAATAAACTATACCAATATGACAGGTATGAATTTGAATAG
- a CDS encoding YgjP-like metallopeptidase domain-containing protein, translated as MEFKYLNGYSENILQQVEQLIKKEKLGVYIKNKYPKAHRIDTDKQLYEYTMEIKNNFLRKSQPLSKVVYDGKIILENQALGLHSYIPRKQGKKTKVKNEIKIASKFKKMPLKFLEHIVVHELAHLKEKNHDKAFYRLCQSMEDNCGEVELDLRIYLTYVDIYKEELY; from the coding sequence ATGGAATTCAAATATTTAAATGGGTATTCAGAAAATATCCTGCAACAGGTAGAACAATTGATAAAAAAAGAGAAATTAGGAGTTTATATCAAAAATAAATATCCCAAAGCTCATAGAATAGATACAGATAAACAACTATATGAATATACTATGGAGATAAAAAATAATTTTTTAAGAAAAAGTCAGCCTCTGTCAAAGGTAGTTTACGATGGAAAGATAATTTTAGAAAATCAAGCTTTGGGTCTTCACTCATATATTCCCAGGAAACAGGGTAAAAAAACAAAGGTAAAAAATGAAATAAAGATAGCTTCTAAGTTTAAAAAAATGCCGTTAAAGTTTTTGGAGCATATAGTGGTACATGAATTAGCTCATTTAAAGGAAAAAAATCATGATAAGGCTTTTTATAGATTGTGTCAATCTATGGAAGATAATTGTGGTGAGGTAGAATTAGATTTGAGAATTTATCTTACTTATGTAGATATATATAAGGAAGAACTTTATTAA
- a CDS encoding AIR synthase family protein, whose translation MKIGKLTASQLKEVIFNNIKKKRKEFLNSPGIGDDCAAIDLGEKVCYISSDPITGAVSEIGKLAVNITCNDLATTGVEPMGIMVTILAPPSTSVEDLQNIMVDMESECTVLNIDILGGHTEITDAVNKVIISVTGLGFGTKDHYEDKKEILEGDIVLLTKGTGIEGTAIITYEKEKELETILSPSEIDYGKSMMGLTSVVKEGLLSSELSKGMHDVTEGGILGAVWEVAELSKLGVTIYRDQLNVSEVTDKICDHYEIDPLKLISSGSMLIVVSPQNKDTLLNRLISDDIPTFEIGYFTENIEEKYIYDSKGQRSDISEPESDELYKVV comes from the coding sequence ATGAAAATAGGAAAATTGACGGCTTCACAACTAAAAGAAGTAATTTTTAATAATATAAAGAAGAAGAGAAAGGAATTTTTAAATTCACCGGGAATAGGAGATGACTGTGCCGCTATAGACCTGGGAGAAAAAGTATGTTATATAAGCAGCGATCCCATTACTGGTGCAGTTTCTGAGATAGGCAAATTAGCTGTAAATATAACCTGTAATGATCTAGCTACTACAGGGGTTGAGCCTATGGGTATCATGGTTACCATATTGGCTCCTCCATCGACCAGTGTAGAAGACCTTCAAAATATCATGGTAGATATGGAATCTGAATGTACTGTGTTAAATATTGATATCTTAGGAGGACATACAGAGATTACCGACGCTGTAAATAAAGTCATAATATCTGTAACAGGATTAGGATTCGGAACCAAAGATCACTATGAGGACAAAAAAGAAATTTTAGAGGGAGATATAGTCTTACTCACTAAAGGAACAGGCATAGAAGGGACTGCTATCATAACCTATGAAAAAGAAAAAGAGTTAGAAACTATATTATCTCCAAGTGAAATCGACTATGGAAAATCTATGATGGGTTTAACCAGTGTGGTCAAAGAAGGTTTGTTATCTTCAGAACTCTCTAAGGGGATGCATGATGTCACTGAAGGTGGGATATTAGGAGCAGTCTGGGAGGTTGCAGAACTTTCTAAATTAGGAGTTACCATCTACCGTGACCAATTAAATGTTTCTGAAGTTACCGATAAAATTTGTGATCATTATGAGATCGATCCATTAAAATTAATTTCCAGCGGATCAATGCTTATAGTCGTATCTCCTCAAAATAAAGATACATTATTGAATAGGTTGATATCAGATGATATCCCTACTTTTGAAATAGGCTATTTCACAGAAAATATCGAGGAAAAATATATATATGACTCTAAAGGTCAAAGATCAGACATATCTGAACCAGAAAGCGATGAACTCTATAAAGTGGTATAA
- a CDS encoding class I SAM-dependent methyltransferase, whose translation MKCNICENEDLHLIEVKNKAGLKKYYKCTECEFIFIDKAHILTPEDEGRRYEVHNNEISDPSYRSYFKKFINYIEDNLDRGNSILDYGSGPQPVLADVMEEEGYKVDIYDKFFYNKKDYLDKVYDVIISTEVFEHIYNPIETLETLLSILKKNGKLILMTAVSPPTDEEFKKWWYIQDPTHVVFYNKKTFEVISRKHNLNIIKYNHKNIIMFQRR comes from the coding sequence ATGAAATGTAATATATGTGAAAATGAAGACCTTCACCTCATTGAGGTAAAAAATAAAGCTGGATTAAAAAAATATTATAAATGCACAGAGTGTGAATTTATTTTTATAGATAAGGCTCATATTTTAACTCCTGAAGATGAAGGTAGGAGATACGAGGTTCATAACAATGAGATTTCAGATCCGTCATATAGATCTTACTTTAAAAAATTTATAAATTATATAGAAGATAACCTAGATAGAGGAAATAGTATCCTAGACTATGGATCAGGGCCTCAGCCGGTATTGGCTGATGTAATGGAAGAAGAGGGATACAAGGTCGATATCTATGATAAATTTTTCTACAATAAAAAAGATTATTTAGATAAGGTGTATGATGTGATCATCTCTACAGAGGTCTTTGAGCATATATATAACCCTATAGAAACTTTAGAAACTTTGCTGTCTATTCTGAAGAAAAATGGTAAATTAATCCTCATGACTGCTGTCTCTCCTCCTACTGATGAGGAGTTCAAAAAATGGTGGTATATCCAAGATCCTACCCACGTTGTATTTTATAATAAAAAAACTTTTGAGGTTATAAGTAGGAAACACAACCTAAATATCATAAAATATAATCATAAGAATATTATAATGTTTCAAAGGAGGTAG
- a CDS encoding tetratricopeptide repeat protein — translation MKVSILKKVVELRKNGEKLKALETIKNYLKEDPTDPIANYQCAWCYDTLEQEQEAIPYYLKAIENGLSSENLEGAYLGLGSTYRTIGEYKKSEEIFKRAMNEFSDNKDFQVFYSMTLYNLGNHKKSMEILLKIISETSNDTKIKSYKDAILFYSDKLDQIF, via the coding sequence ATGAAGGTATCTATATTAAAAAAAGTAGTTGAATTGAGAAAGAATGGTGAAAAATTAAAAGCTTTGGAAACTATAAAAAACTATCTAAAAGAAGATCCTACAGATCCTATAGCTAACTATCAATGTGCATGGTGTTACGATACATTAGAACAGGAGCAAGAAGCTATTCCCTATTATCTTAAAGCTATCGAAAATGGACTTTCTAGTGAAAATCTAGAAGGTGCTTATCTAGGTCTCGGAAGTACATACCGTACTATAGGAGAGTATAAAAAATCAGAAGAAATTTTTAAAAGGGCTATGAATGAATTTTCGGATAATAAAGACTTTCAAGTCTTCTATTCTATGACCCTTTATAATCTAGGTAATCATAAAAAATCTATGGAGATACTCTTAAAAATTATAAGTGAAACTTCAAATGATACTAAGATTAAAAGTTATAAAGATGCTATTTTATTTTACTCCGATAAATTAGATCAAATATTTTAA
- a CDS encoding heavy metal translocating P-type ATPase — protein MKREVIYNIKNLHCGGCAAKIENAVNSLSYVENASLNFMKKTLLIELKEIKENLLEELNKLADNLEPGTIIEEILTKKNTKVTYNVENLHCGGCASKVEDAIKELPHVLKATLNFMKKTLVVEFSGERDEFLKEIKILADKIEPGTTILEVEEDTTEEYVEPEKIVSSKQGRSYKEEIGVAVALFLFFLGTFGIENTGLKIAVLVLAYIVSGGNVVLKSFKNITRGNVFDENFLMTIATFGAFFIGEYSEAVAVMIFYQVGEYFQGRAVNNSRKSIEGLMDIRPDFANIKTGNEMKKVKPESVKVGAVIVVKPGEKIPLDGVVIKGNAALDTSALTGESLPLDVKAGDAVLSGSINRNGVIEIKVDKDFYHSTVNKILELVENASNKKADTEKFITKFAKYYTPAVVVVATMTAVIPPLFVGDFNTWLYRALIFLVISCPCALVVSIPLGFFSGIGAASKKGILIKGGNHLEALYKVGAVVFDKTGTITKGNFKVTEVFTSKMSEDELIYISAHGEAYSNHPIAKSIVESYGKEIQIEKVKNYKEIEGQGVSLALENKNILLGNYKLMETNNIKCPEVDKIGTIVYVAVENKFEGYLVISDELKTDSEKAISSIKKMGIKTYMLTGDNKSVAANIGEKVGIDKVYGGLLPDQKVNIFEEIQNEVDGNVIFVGDGINDAPVLARADVGMAMGGIGSDAAIEAADVVIMTDELTKIVDGIDVAKVTRKIVTQNIILVLVIKLAVMGLGVMGEATMWEAIFADVGVAILTIFNSIRILKK, from the coding sequence ATGAAAAGAGAAGTTATATACAATATAAAGAACCTACATTGCGGTGGCTGTGCTGCTAAGATTGAAAATGCAGTCAATTCACTGTCGTATGTAGAAAATGCCAGCTTAAATTTTATGAAAAAAACTTTACTTATTGAATTAAAGGAAATAAAAGAAAATCTTTTGGAGGAGTTAAATAAATTAGCAGACAACTTAGAACCGGGAACAATAATCGAAGAAATTTTAACTAAGAAAAATACAAAAGTTACCTATAATGTTGAAAACCTTCACTGTGGTGGATGTGCATCTAAGGTTGAAGATGCTATAAAGGAACTTCCCCATGTTTTAAAGGCTACATTAAACTTTATGAAAAAAACTTTAGTGGTTGAATTCTCTGGAGAAAGAGATGAATTTTTAAAAGAGATCAAAATTTTAGCAGATAAGATCGAGCCGGGAACAACTATCCTTGAAGTAGAGGAAGACACCACTGAGGAATATGTAGAACCTGAAAAAATTGTTAGTTCAAAACAAGGTAGGTCTTATAAGGAAGAGATCGGAGTAGCGGTTGCATTATTTTTATTTTTTCTAGGAACTTTCGGGATAGAAAATACGGGACTTAAAATAGCAGTACTCGTTCTGGCTTACATAGTTTCTGGTGGAAATGTAGTTTTAAAATCATTTAAAAATATAACTCGTGGAAATGTATTTGATGAAAATTTCCTGATGACTATTGCAACCTTTGGGGCCTTTTTCATAGGTGAATACTCTGAAGCGGTTGCTGTTATGATATTTTATCAAGTAGGAGAATATTTCCAAGGAAGAGCAGTAAATAATTCTAGGAAATCTATCGAAGGTTTGATGGATATAAGACCAGATTTTGCCAATATAAAAACGGGAAATGAAATGAAAAAAGTTAAACCTGAAAGTGTAAAGGTAGGAGCAGTTATTGTGGTTAAACCAGGTGAAAAAATACCACTAGATGGAGTTGTAATAAAAGGTAATGCTGCTCTAGACACCTCTGCATTAACTGGTGAATCTCTTCCTTTAGATGTTAAAGCTGGAGATGCAGTTCTAAGTGGAAGTATCAATAGAAATGGTGTAATAGAAATTAAAGTAGATAAAGATTTCTATCATTCTACGGTAAATAAAATATTGGAATTAGTAGAAAATGCAAGTAATAAAAAAGCTGATACTGAAAAATTTATAACTAAATTTGCTAAATATTATACACCAGCAGTGGTAGTTGTAGCTACTATGACAGCTGTGATCCCGCCGCTATTTGTAGGAGATTTTAATACGTGGCTGTATAGAGCGTTGATATTTTTAGTTATATCGTGTCCATGTGCATTAGTAGTATCGATACCTCTTGGATTCTTTAGTGGTATAGGAGCTGCATCTAAAAAAGGTATCTTAATCAAGGGTGGAAATCATCTAGAAGCACTATACAAAGTTGGAGCTGTGGTATTTGATAAAACTGGAACTATCACAAAGGGTAATTTTAAAGTAACCGAAGTATTTACGAGTAAGATGTCAGAGGATGAACTTATATATATATCAGCTCATGGAGAGGCGTATTCAAACCATCCAATAGCTAAAAGTATAGTGGAATCATATGGCAAAGAAATTCAGATAGAAAAGGTAAAAAATTATAAGGAAATTGAAGGACAGGGAGTAAGTTTAGCTTTAGAAAATAAAAACATATTATTAGGAAACTATAAATTGATGGAAACAAATAACATAAAATGTCCTGAGGTAGATAAAATAGGAACTATCGTTTATGTAGCTGTTGAAAATAAATTTGAGGGTTATCTTGTAATTTCTGATGAATTGAAGACAGATTCAGAAAAGGCAATCTCATCTATAAAAAAAATGGGAATAAAAACGTATATGTTAACTGGAGACAACAAATCTGTGGCTGCTAATATTGGCGAAAAAGTAGGAATAGATAAGGTTTATGGAGGTTTACTACCTGATCAAAAGGTAAATATCTTTGAAGAAATTCAGAATGAAGTCGATGGAAATGTAATCTTTGTTGGAGATGGGATCAATGATGCTCCTGTATTAGCCCGTGCTGACGTAGGGATGGCTATGGGAGGAATAGGTAGTGATGCTGCAATTGAAGCTGCTGATGTGGTTATAATGACCGATGAGCTCACAAAGATAGTTGATGGAATTGATGTTGCAAAAGTTACTAGAAAAATTGTAACACAAAATATTATATTAGTATTAGTTATAAAATTGGCAGTTATGGGATTAGGAGTCATGGGAGAAGCTACCATGTGGGAAGCAATCTTTGCTGATGTAGGAGTAGCTATCCTGACTATATTTAACTCTATTAGAATATTAAAAAAATAA
- a CDS encoding peptidase U32 family protein: protein MRIIAPAGDIERMKAAIKGGADEVYLGLKGFGARRSAINFTINELKDAIDYAHLRGVRVLLTLNTIMKDSELDSLYMNLSALYEHGLDAVIVQDLGVFRYLKENFKELEIHGSTQMTVANHVEANYLYNLGFKRVVLSRELSFEEIKTIRKKTKIELEIFVSGALCISYSGNCYISSFIGSRSGNRGMCAQVCRKKYTTTKKESGYLLSPKDQMLDKVEIDKLKAAGINAIKIEGRMKSPNYVYEMVGKYSDILENKNENHHPEKIFNRGYSKGYFYKNDSDKLMNSKYASNYGYSIGDVRGRILKLNTTVILGDGIAYLDKDMNILQGEYLNQIIIMGKKVKEAKRLDLISIYPPKGTKFIYKTFDKALNDSIESTLKTAKGRMSIGGKFFAHVGEPIRFDIYANGVTLTVVGDILEEAKKRPLDNETIFEKLGEMGNSTLKLSTLDIEYDGKAFVSLKTLKDIKRQAIEKFESEYLATTRRTLDTYEVIGFTPTIRENDYKTTVAVSVVNKEQFKVAKEFGIKKIYYRGPEVAKESNLDRIDTKSRLASNLYQLIQNENDTVSVDYNFNIANSRSIEEFSKMKNVGVIYLSPEFDLDYLSTLELSKCGMMVYGHLTGMYIENLNVEADSLINEKEDNFKLYTNKLGNTQVFLEKPMNVISRIEKLKDLGLAEVRLDFVLESDFEMRKVLESIKTGVGEYVPYNLHKGVF, encoded by the coding sequence ATGAGAATAATTGCTCCTGCAGGAGATATAGAGAGAATGAAGGCAGCCATAAAAGGTGGTGCAGATGAGGTTTATCTAGGGCTGAAAGGTTTTGGAGCCAGAAGATCAGCTATCAATTTTACAATCAATGAATTAAAAGATGCTATCGATTATGCACATTTAAGAGGAGTAAGAGTTTTACTGACATTGAATACAATTATGAAAGATAGTGAGTTAGATTCTTTATATATGAATTTATCTGCACTTTATGAACATGGATTAGATGCTGTAATCGTACAAGATTTAGGTGTTTTTAGATATCTAAAGGAGAATTTTAAAGAGTTGGAGATCCATGGTAGTACTCAAATGACTGTAGCTAACCATGTTGAAGCTAACTATCTTTATAACTTAGGATTTAAAAGGGTAGTTTTATCCCGTGAACTTAGTTTTGAAGAGATTAAGACTATCAGAAAAAAAACAAAGATTGAGTTAGAAATATTTGTATCAGGAGCTCTATGTATATCTTATTCTGGAAATTGCTATATCAGTAGTTTTATAGGAAGTAGAAGTGGTAACAGGGGAATGTGTGCTCAAGTTTGTAGAAAAAAGTACACAACTACTAAAAAAGAAAGCGGGTATCTTCTAAGCCCAAAAGACCAGATGCTGGATAAAGTTGAGATTGATAAGTTAAAAGCAGCAGGAATAAATGCAATTAAAATAGAAGGAAGGATGAAATCTCCTAATTATGTATACGAGATGGTAGGAAAATATAGTGATATTTTAGAAAACAAGAATGAAAACCACCATCCTGAAAAAATATTTAATAGAGGTTATTCAAAGGGGTATTTCTATAAAAATGATAGTGATAAATTAATGAATAGTAAATATGCTTCTAACTATGGATACAGTATTGGTGACGTTAGAGGAAGAATATTAAAATTAAATACTACAGTTATCTTAGGAGACGGGATAGCTTATTTAGATAAGGATATGAATATATTACAGGGTGAATATCTAAATCAGATTATCATTATGGGTAAAAAGGTAAAAGAGGCTAAAAGGTTGGATCTTATCAGTATATATCCACCAAAGGGAACTAAATTTATCTATAAGACATTTGATAAAGCATTAAATGACAGTATTGAATCTACACTAAAAACTGCAAAGGGTAGAATGTCTATAGGTGGAAAGTTTTTTGCACACGTAGGAGAACCGATTAGATTTGATATCTATGCAAATGGAGTAACTCTAACTGTCGTAGGAGATATTTTAGAAGAAGCTAAAAAAAGACCTTTAGACAATGAAACTATATTTGAAAAATTAGGAGAGATGGGTAACTCTACATTAAAATTGTCTACTCTCGATATTGAATATGATGGAAAAGCTTTTGTTTCGTTGAAGACTTTAAAGGATATAAAGAGACAAGCTATAGAAAAATTTGAGAGTGAGTATTTAGCAACTACAAGAAGAACTTTAGATACCTATGAAGTTATCGGATTCACACCTACAATAAGAGAGAATGACTATAAAACTACAGTTGCTGTATCTGTTGTAAACAAGGAGCAGTTTAAAGTAGCCAAGGAATTTGGAATTAAAAAGATCTATTATAGAGGACCTGAAGTAGCTAAAGAATCAAATTTAGATAGGATCGATACAAAATCTAGATTGGCTTCTAATCTATATCAATTAATACAAAATGAGAATGATACGGTATCTGTAGATTACAACTTTAATATAGCTAACAGCAGATCTATAGAGGAATTTTCAAAGATGAAAAATGTAGGAGTTATCTATCTGTCACCTGAATTTGATTTAGATTACTTAAGTACTCTTGAATTAAGTAAGTGTGGGATGATGGTATACGGCCACCTTACAGGGATGTATATAGAAAATCTTAATGTAGAAGCTGATAGTTTAATCAATGAAAAAGAAGATAACTTTAAGCTTTATACTAATAAATTAGGCAATACACAAGTTTTCTTAGAAAAACCTATGAATGTAATCTCTAGAATAGAAAAATTAAAAGATTTAGGGTTAGCTGAAGTAAGGTTAGACTTTGTCTTAGAGTCAGATTTCGAGATGAGAAAAGTATTAGAGAGTATTAAAACAGGGGTAGGAGAATATGTTCCTTACAACCTGCACAAAGGAGTATTTTAA
- the lspA gene encoding signal peptidase II: MNIINYTNMTGMNLNREWFFVLGIIIIFLTLDLWTKEWAEKNLNVPKHLFGGKIQLIYVRNYGIAFNRLSGKKSLILIINLFLFTYLGYLLYIDINNYLSYSLILAGGLGNFIGRLKKGYVTDFIYFNFKGWPVFNIADFEVLLGVAIVMMKEILG; this comes from the coding sequence TTGAACATAATAAACTATACCAATATGACAGGTATGAATTTGAATAGAGAGTGGTTCTTTGTCTTAGGAATAATAATAATTTTTTTAACCTTGGACCTATGGACTAAAGAATGGGCTGAAAAAAATCTAAATGTTCCTAAACATCTGTTTGGCGGAAAGATACAATTGATCTACGTGAGAAATTACGGGATAGCATTCAATAGATTGTCAGGGAAAAAAAGTTTAATATTAATTATAAATTTATTCTTATTTACCTATCTAGGCTATCTCCTATATATCGATATAAATAATTATTTATCTTATTCCTTGATATTAGCAGGGGGATTAGGGAATTTTATTGGCCGACTAAAGAAAGGATATGTAACTGATTTTATATACTTTAATTTTAAAGGGTGGCCCGTATTTAATATTGCAGATTTTGAAGTACTTTTAGGTGTAGCGATAGTTATGATGAAGGAAATACTAGGTTAA
- a CDS encoding amidohydrolase family protein, with product MILTKARILSHGIDEGVYFIRIADNKIKTISKEMIVPLEGEEIIDIEGNYLTPGLIDCHTHLGLKTDSAGVFYADHNERSNLITPEVRAIDAINPQDITFVEARSAGITACGSGPGSANLIAGQYACIKTFGDTIDDILVNPYIAMKAALGENPKRVHNLTRMGLISKLREFLRLSKEYNLDKEAKYDHQLEAMKPIMNKEIPLKIHVHRADDIVSAIRVVEEFDLLYTLDHVTCGADILDYIHTKKRNLIVGPSLGARGKMELKGKGFENLVKLAKDQDISIITDAPVIPLQYLPICVGLAISKGLPFKKGLEAVTINPARMMGVEKRIGSIEEGKDADLVVWKEKPFITIQDPILVMIDGKIIS from the coding sequence TTGATTTTGACAAAAGCAAGAATTTTGAGCCATGGTATAGATGAAGGGGTATATTTTATCCGAATAGCAGATAATAAGATTAAAACCATCAGTAAGGAGATGATCGTTCCCTTAGAAGGTGAAGAAATAATAGATATAGAGGGGAACTATCTGACCCCTGGTTTAATTGACTGCCATACACATTTGGGATTAAAAACTGATTCGGCTGGTGTTTTTTATGCGGATCACAATGAAAGGAGTAATCTTATAACTCCAGAAGTGAGAGCAATAGATGCAATAAATCCCCAGGATATAACATTTGTAGAAGCGAGGTCAGCTGGGATAACAGCTTGTGGAAGTGGGCCTGGATCAGCTAACTTGATAGCCGGACAATATGCATGTATAAAAACTTTTGGAGATACGATAGATGATATATTGGTCAACCCATATATTGCTATGAAAGCGGCTTTAGGAGAGAATCCAAAAAGAGTCCATAATTTGACTAGGATGGGTCTTATAAGTAAATTAAGAGAATTTTTGAGACTGTCTAAAGAGTATAACTTAGATAAAGAAGCTAAATATGACCATCAATTAGAAGCGATGAAACCTATAATGAATAAAGAAATACCTTTAAAAATCCATGTTCATAGAGCTGATGATATAGTCTCTGCCATAAGGGTTGTAGAGGAATTTGATCTATTATATACATTGGATCATGTGACGTGTGGGGCAGATATACTGGACTATATCCATACTAAAAAAAGAAATTTAATAGTAGGGCCTAGTTTAGGAGCCAGAGGAAAGATGGAATTAAAGGGAAAAGGGTTTGAAAATTTAGTTAAATTAGCCAAGGATCAGGATATCTCCATAATAACAGATGCTCCTGTAATACCGCTACAGTATCTGCCAATTTGTGTAGGGTTAGCAATTTCTAAGGGACTGCCTTTTAAAAAGGGTCTAGAAGCAGTAACGATAAATCCAGCTCGTATGATGGGAGTAGAAAAAAGAATTGGTTCCATTGAAGAGGGGAAGGATGCAGATCTAGTTGTATGGAAAGAAAAACCTTTTATAACTATTCAAGATCCAATTTTAGTTATGATAGATGGTAAAATTATTAGTTAA